The following are encoded in a window of Cryptococcus gattii WM276 chromosome M, complete sequence genomic DNA:
- a CDS encoding Cyclin-dependent protein kinase, putative (Similar to TIGR gene model, INSD accession AAW46899.1): MATIPGGGTIMDPMHLYRARRDKERRGVLKTYKILGFISSVAYICVGTYGRVYKAVLLPPPKAASAKSALPSSTRAALSLPKDKLPSPSFTEDNDPLNNPEMCMRPGDRPAKTGDVFAIKKFKPDKEGDVLTYAGISQSGAREIMLNRELHHRNLVSLREVILEDKSIYMVFEYAEHDFLQIIHYHSQTARASIPPSTLRRLLHQLLCGVHFLHSNFVLHRDLKPANILVTSQGVVKIGDLGLARLWHKPLAQQGLYGGDKVVVTIWYRAPELILGAKHYTAAVDIWAVGCIYAELLSLRPIFKGDEAKMDGKKSLPFQRDQMGKICEVLGPVKPEQWPGIIHMPEYRTYQATGPYPHSNPLAPWYHARSSSSEGYDILIKMFEWDPARRITAKNALRHPWFQEEGGVDTKSVFEGSSITYPTRRVTHEDNGDAKMGSLPQSMAGGRLPSSSNFRPASGNISQPAVRKKARI; this comes from the exons ATGGCAACAATTCCAGGGGGGGGGACCATAATGGACCCAATGCACCTTTACCGTGCACGAAGAGATaaggagagaagagg CGTCTTGAAGACATATAAGATTCTGGGTTTCATATCCTCCG TTGCTTATATATGTGTAGGAACTTATGGCAGAGTCTACAAAGCTGTGCTTCTCCCACCGCCTAAAGCAGCCTCTGCCAAAAGCGCCTTGCCCAGCTCGACTCGAGCAGCTTTATCATTACCTAAGGACAAATTACCATCGCCTAGCTTCACTGAAGACAACGATCCTCTCAATAATCCTGAAATGTGTATGCGCCCGGGCGATCGTCCCGCCAAAACGGGTGACGTTTTCGCGATAAAGAAATTCAAGCCTGATAAGGAAGGCGATGTGTTGACCTATGCCGGTATTAGTCAAAGTGGTGCAAGGGAAATCATG CTGAATCGTGAACTCCATCATCGCAATCTAGTATCTTTGCGTGAGGTCATATTAGAAGACAAGTCTATTTATATGGTTTTTGAATATGCGGAACATGATTTTCTA CAAATCATCCATTACCATTCTCAAACTGCTCGAGCTTCTATTCCACCTTCCACACTTCGccgccttcttcatcagCTTCTCTGCGGAGTGCACTTTCTTCACTCTAACTTCGTGCTCCACCGTGATCTGAAGCCGGCTAATATTTTGGTTACTAGTCAAGGCGTTGTTAAGATTGGTGACCTTGGGTTAGCACGGCTGTGGCATAAACCATTAGCGCAACAGGGCCTCTATGGTGGTGATAAGGTCGTGGTGACCATCTGGTACAGAGCGCCAGAGTTAATATTGGGGGCCAAACACTACACTGCCGCTGTCG ATATATGGGCGGTAGGTTGTATCTACGCCGAGCTGCTCTCTCTTCGCCCTATTTTCAAGGGCGATGAGGCTAAAATGGACGGCAAGAAGTCTTTGCCATTCCAGCGCGACCAGATGGGCAAAATCTGTGAAGTCCTTGGTCCTGTCAAGC CCGAACAATGGCCAGGTATAATTCACATGCCTGAGTACCGTACGTACCAAGCCACCGGTCCTTATCCCCACTCCAACCCTCTTGCACCATGGTATCATGCTCGCTCAAGTTCGTCTGAGGGGTATGATATTCTCATCAAGATGTTTGAGTGGGACCCAGCTCGTAGGATAACGGCGAAGAATGCGTTGAGGCATCCTTGGTTccaggaagaaggaggagtCGATACAAA GAGTGTGTTCGAAGGCAGCTCCATCACATATCCCACAAGAAGAGTGACGCATGAGGATAATGGTGATGCTAAGATGGGATC TTTACCTCAATCCATGGCCGGAGGGAGGCTGCCATCAAGTAGCAACTTCAGGCCTGCTAGTGGTAATATCTCCCAACCAGCAGTTAGGAAGAAGGCAAGGATTTAA
- a CDS encoding Hypothetical protein (Similar to TIGR gene model, INSD accession AAW46975.1; CNM00940), with protein MGTPTRLLKTRDKVWAVGGSASPPMPMFETSTPSLKSNHSRRSSILNIGSVSKPNIFAFGIFQGEGEAQGEESMEIEDDKELSGIDVSERDEAQQEYSHDGGTEGEESMEMEEEEEEEDMDITQQIYGGIVRRSSIAPSVAEPSELDAGADTEDESDSDQEHSHVEDEEKTMDFTIAVGGLLPHEAPATATRNRNSIGYSFPNPDGPALPNLMPGQADDHEIEYSMDETEAYGAIIGQDFSFSSGSEDTMGSRNDDKTMTFTYNHHTALPSQINGDDGMDMTTSVGGIVSLPPLSPRPMACDQTRPINGTPSFARPTVSSAQKSTASKRNVFAPSPSPLKSATPRKSGIQAAAEVAKRLSFGSVTPSGGKKRVREDSQEAEESVKKSRIEAAAEEVFGIPHHASPFTKSEDSEPSALVVHNTTPPSDPPQGTVMSARRSSLGTALRLSLPPQQEAEEQHEENAIELQRHMHEQLQDISLAAFLEIAGVQFMEGLPGLNRKRSSVAKEILGHSYANERDFALHEYTEAQVNSIFLNMYTWASNKLFQDIKTGNEELAAVSARCDIDSPPVIQEYLAASDEDKQLFEMTFKSFKTNTHLKAKEMWYDWMWQLLETIKPDVETVLMGMKEDKRRLTAFEEQAAVLLPQLRARKTVVETKLVKERKAVAEIESCDQAELAAYKEAIAEQSAQITNFSTEVADLKDELAALTGKLEELNAKKHEYETAIAHAKGQCDQFTRSDAIRLQEESISLQHLHLWRPNKILPERIELSYDEEILLSINCANYAPDISSASLEYLPERMQSSKRKCLGIRGESPTRCLFEVFKGAVGDVIKYKTWDLPSFVQQTGLLWSNAQRIRAELRYIEFHHPLFITYNPSTFLMSASVSIMVPQVKSKVLVWFDVDKSVIRGFPGSLGSVGVSIKRVYGQADANLLEQTARQTIEMSRPEACLGTFLQVCVEVGARYSS; from the exons ATGGGAACTCCGACCCGGCTTCTAAAAACTCGAGACAAAGTCTGGGCGGTAGGCGGGTCAGCTTCGCCCCCAATGCCCATGTTCG AAACTTCCACCCCTTCTCTGAAGTCGAATCATTCCCGTCGCTCATCAATCCTTAATATCGGCTCAGTATCAAAGCCTAACATATTTGCCTTTGGAATCTTCCagggagaaggggaagcTCAAGGAGAAGAGTCGATGGAGATTGAAGATGATAAGGAGTTGAGTGGGATCGACGTGAGCGAACGAGACGAAGCGCAGCAAGAATATAGCCATGATGGAGGTACAGAGGGCGAGGAGTCCATGGAaatggaggaggaggaggaggaggaggacaTGGACATTACTCAACAAATCTATGGCGGAATTGTCCGACGATCATCAATTGCTCCTAGCGTCGCCGAGCCTTCTGAGTTAGATGCCGGTGCCGACACAGAAGACGAGTCCGACAGCGACCAAGAACATTCCCACgtcgaggatgaggaaaagaCCATGGACTTTACCATCGCCGTAGGAGGCCTCCTACCTCATGAAGCTCCAGCTACAGCAACTCGAAACCGAAACTCTATCGGTTATTCTTTCCCCAACCCTGATGGCCCAGCTCTCCCAAACTTAATGCCTGGTCAAGCTGACGACCATGAAATTGAATATTCCATGGACGAGACAGAAGCATATGGAGCCATTATAGGACAAGACTTCTCATTCAGTTCCGGAAGCGAGGATACCATGGGCTCGAGGAACGATGACAAAACTATGACTTTCACATACAATCATCACACAGCCCTCCCTAGCCAGATCAATGGAGACGACGGTATGGATATGACTACCTCGGTAGGCGGCATAGTCAGTTTACCTCCTTTATCACCAAGACCAATGGCCTGCGATCAGACGCGGCCTATTAATGGCACCCCTTCTTTTGCTCGCCCAACCGTTTCGTCAGCACAGAAGTCTACAGCGAGCAAACGTAACGTCTTTGCTCCTTCACCAAGTCCACTTAAGTCGGCCACCCCTAGAAAGAGCGGTATTCAGGCTGCTGCCGAAGTGGCAAAGCGCTTGAGCTTCGGCTCTGTCACTCCAAGCGGAGGCAAGAAACGTGTTAGGGAGGATAGTCAAGAGGCAGAGGAAAGCGTGAAGAAGAGTAGAATCGAAGCAGCAGCGGAAGAAGTGTTCGGTATTCCTCACCATGCTTCACCTTTTACGAAATCAGAGGACTCAGAACCTTCTGCCCTTGTCGTTCACAACACCACACCTCCGTCTGATCCCCCTCAAGGGACAGTTATGTCCGCTCGTCGATCGTCCCTCGGCACAGCATTGCGTCTTTCTTTACCTCCGCAGCAGGAGGCTGAGGAACAACACGAAGAGAATGCTATTGAGCTCCAGCGACATATGCACGAGCAACTTCAGGACATATCCCTGGCGGCATTTTTGGAAATTGCTGGTGTGCAATTTATGGAAGGGCTACCTGGGTTGAACAGAAAGAGGAGTAGTGTGGCCAAGGAGATCTTGGGACATTCCTATGCCAATG AAAGGGACTTCGCACTTCACGAATACACGGAAGCACAGGTCAACAGCATCTTCCTCAACATGTATACTTGGGCCTCAAATAAACTCTTTCAAGATATTAAGACTGGTAATGAGGAGCTCGCTGCCGTCTCCGCACGATGTGATATTGACAGTCCCCCTGTAATCCAAGAATATCTTGCCGCATCGGACGAAGATAAGCAACTGTTCGAAATGACCTTCAAATCATTCAAAACAAATACCCACTTGAAGGCAAAGGAGATGTGGTACGATTGGATGTGGCAGCTGCTCGAGACTATCAAGCCAGATGTTGAAACAGTGTTAATGGGCATGAAAGAG GATAAAAGACGTTTGACTGCGTTTGAAGAGCAAGCTGCcgttcttcttcctcaactCCGAGCGAGGAAGACCGTAGTCGAAACCAAGCTTGTCAAAGAGCGAAAAGCTGTTGCAGAAATCGAGTCGTGTGACCAAGCAGAGCTGGCTGCGTATAAAGAAGCTATAGCCGAGCAAAG CGCACAAATCACGAACTTCAGCACCGAAGTTGCAGACCTTAAGGATGAACTTGCTGCCCTTACAGGCAAGTTGGAAGAGTTGAATGCAAAGAAGCATGAGTATGAAACAGCGATCGCGCATGCCAAGGGCCAATGCGACCAGTTCACAAGATCGGATGCCATACGTCTGCAGG AGGAGAGCATTTCTTTGCAGCATCTTCACCTATGGCGCCCAAATAAGATCCTTCCTGAACGTATAGAGCTCAGTTATGATGAGGAAatccttctttccatcAATTGCGCCAACTATGCCCCTGACATCTCTTCTGCAAGTTTGGAGTACCTTCCCGAACGAATGCAATCGTCCAAGCGAAAGTGTTTGGGCATTAGAGGCGAGTCACCAACTAGATGTTTATTCGAGGTTTTTAAAGGTGCTGTTGGGGACGTGATAAAGTATAAGACTTGGGATCTTCCTTCT TTCGTTCAACAAACCGGCCTTCTCTGGTCTAATGCGCAACGAATCCGAGCTGAACTTCGTTACATTGAATTCCATCACCCGCTCTTCATCACATACAATCCCTCCACTTTTTTGATGTCTGCCAGCGTCAGCATTATGGTTCCACAAGTGAAGAGCAAGGTCCTCGTGTGGTTTGACGTTGATAAGAGTGTCATACGTGGCTTCCCAGGAAGTCTGGGTAGTGTCGGGGTCTCAATAAAGAGAGTCTACGGGCAAGCGGA TGCGAACCTGCTTGAGCAGACCGCACGGCAAACCATTGAGATGTCTAGGCCAGAAGCATGCCTGGGCACGTTCCTGCAAGTCTGTGTCGAAGTTGGTGCAAGATACTCCAGTTAA
- a CDS encoding Aspartate aminotransferase, mitochondrial precursor, putative (Similar to TIGR gene model, INSD accession AAW46897.1) has translation MLTHSSKYFLARSAVVSKVFPAAAVRRAGSTWTNVPAGPPDPILGVTEKFKADKSPKKINLGVGAYRDGSGKPYVLPTVKKAEKVLAEAMQDKEYLPITGLADFTKLAAELAYGKDSKPLVENRLAITQSISGTGALRIGTAFLARWFPGAKTIYLPTPTWGNHIPISKDSGLEVKQYKYFDKETVGLDFEGMKADIKAAPEGSIILLHACAHNPTGIDPTEAQWKELSDIVKQKKHFPFFDMAYQGFASGDTLKDAFAVRYFVEQGHQLLLCQSFAKNMGLYGERVGAISFVCESPEEKARVDSQLKIIIRPMYSNPPVHGARLVSTILGSPELTKEWLVEVKGMADRIIEMRERLYNKLVELNTPGEWGHIKSQIGMFSFTGLKPEQVDKLAEKASIYLTRDGRISMAGLNSNNVDYFAESVSKAVKGTL, from the exons ATGCTCACCCACTCCTCGAAATATTTCCTCGCCAGATCCGCCGTTGTCTCCAAGGTTTTCCCCGCAGCCGCCGTCAGACGAGCCGGCTCTACTTGGACAAACGTCCCTGCTGG TCCTCCTGACCCCATTCTTGGTGTCACTGAAAAGTTCAAGGCTGACAAGTCTCCCAAGAAGATCAATCTTGGTGTCG GTGCTTAC CGAGATGGTTCAGGCAAGCCTTACGTCCTTCCTACCGTGAAGAAGGCCGAGAAGGTCCTCGCCGAAGCTATGCAGGACAAGGAGTACCTTCCCATCACTGGTCTCGCCGACTTTACTAAACTCGCTGCTGAGCTCGCCTACGGCAAGGACTCTAAGCCTCTTGTCGAGAACCGA CTTGCAATCACTCAGTCTATCTCCGGTACTGGTGCCCTCCGAATCGGTACCGCTTTCCTTGCCAGGTGGTTCCCGGGCGCCAAGACCATATATCTTCCCACTCCTACTTGGGGTAACCACATTCCCATTTCCAAGGACTCCGGTTTGGAGGTCAAGCAGTACAA GTACTTCGACAAGGAGACCGTCGGTCTTGACTTTGAGGGCATGAAGGCCGACATCAAG GCCGCTCCCGAGGGCTCCATCATTCTTCTCCACGCTTGTGCTCAC AACCCCACCGGTATCGACCCTACCGAGGCTCAGTGGAAGGAGCTTTCTGACATTGTCAAGCAGAAGAAGCACTTCCCCTTCTTTGACATG GCCTACCAAGGCTTTGCCTCTGGTGACACGCTCAAGGATGCTTTTGCCGTCCGATATTTCGTCGAGCAAGGTCACCAGCTCTTGTTGTGTCAATCTTTCGCCAAG AACATGGGTTTGTATGGTGAACGAGTTGGTGCCATCTCTTTCGTCTGTGAAAGCCCCGAGGAGAAGGCCAGGGTCGACTCTCAGTTGAAGATCATTATTCGACCTATGTACTCAAACCCTCCCGTCCA CGGCGCTCGTCTCGTCTCTACCATCCTTGGTTCCCCCGAACTCACCAAGGAGTGGCTTGTTGAAGTCAAGGGCATGGCCGACCGTATCATCGAGATGCGTGAGCGTCTTTACAACAAGCTTGTCGAGCTTAATACCCCTGGAGAGTGGGGCCACATCAAGTCTCAGATTGGCATGTTCTCCTTCACCGGCCTCAAGCCCGAGCAAGTCGATAAGCTTGCGGAGAAGGCGTCTATCTACTTGACCAGGGACGGACGTATTTCCATGGCTGGATTAAACTCCAACAACGTTGAT TACTTCGCCGAGAGCGTTAGCAAGGCTGTTAAAGGTACACTTTAA
- a CDS encoding Hypothetical Protein (Similar to TIGR gene model, INSD accession AAW46884.1), with protein MNALRTLPILNRPSRPASPAPPTVQSTTASAQPPSTEKPRSRSLSRQVADKVSSLQISTNGTTVQPAAVPLSQPLAKRPSPPGSRTASPRSTASPFPAATPGEQTPSGGYMDVIGLRLNETVNKASAGVDFKTKKGFKKGSGFAIGEAVVKELPSPPSDAYLMRAVLRISVRALSIYVTRLESLLLPSLTDASFTAPLNISTSTAHPLNPVQYFALSVAHTAWETCEILEQTLETAQWPRFVQETLRPVMDKLDLVVSKVVQPLLLGLKRDLITSLTRTEGTSPPGGKTIGLASIPAPTTSTNGIPVTKEGSHQPVSRLTKEFSSGGHARQLPIPPCLQHFAARVDGSRKVFELIAKPCADDGEGWVTGVVVAVIWKGMCVISDKDLTAAGARPPSPNSVARALAGLGKERDSAPSIAPSPSLQGVTAKLASSLSIVPTRSQSRASSPPRQADKLDPVTQALLSLEGLIKRLVSGLVQPPSPADDEDEHLARQALSEALEALQSFRIVSTAMNRGLAPSARLLASARRLRDDVEDPAEDELDDAMEDLQAVILFSILSRQANQILLSLPVSSEKEPILKIRHPSEVWGWQMAEYERQVLSGFSTAEEWGRRVAVALKGDIEKILTRLAGIAARQGMPEKASKEKDIVGEAVEWVKLLGVACDAKCGLKVGGAA; from the exons ATGAATGCTCTCCGCACCCTTCCCATCCTCAACCGCCCTTCTCGCCCCGCCTCTCCGGCCCCTCCCACTGTCCAGTCTACTACCGCCTCCGCGCAGCCTCCTTCCACTGAGAAGCCGCGTTCCCGATCCCTCTCCCGTCAGGTGGCTGACAAAGTTTCTTCTCTACAAATTTCTACCAATGGCACCACCGTTCAGCCTGCAGCAGTACCCCTATCACAGCCTTTGGCCAAGAGACCTTCTCCTCCTGGGAGCAGGACAGCCTCTCCTCGATCTACTGCGAGTCCTTTTCCTGCAGCTACCCCTGGGGAGCAGACTCCATCGGGTGGATATATGGATGTCATCGGCTTAAGACTGAACGAGACTGTGAACAAGGCAAGCGCCGGTGTGGATTTCAAAACAAAGAAGGGGTTCAAGAAAGGGAGTGGATTTGCTATCGGTGAGGCTGTTGTGAA GGAACTTCCCAGCCCTCCTTCCGACGCGTATCTGATGCGCGCTGTTCTTCGCATTTCTGTTCGTGCACTCAGCATTTATGTCACCCGCCTCGaatctcttctccttccttctctcaCGGATGCCTCCTTTACTGCACCCCTTAACATTTCCACATCCACTGCACACCCGCTTAACCCTGTGCAGTATTTTGCTCTTTCTGTCGCGCATACCGCATGGGAGACTTGTGAGATCCTCGAGCAAACGCTCGAAACTGCCCAATGGCCTAGATTCGTGCAAGAGACTTTGAGACCCGTGATGGACAAACTCGACTTGGTTGTTAGCAAAGTTGTGCAGCCACTATTACTTGGTTTGAAGCGAGACTTAATCACCAGCTTGACGAGGACTGAAGGCACCTCGCCTCCTGGTGGAAAGACAATTGGACTTGCATCTATCCCTGCGCCTACTACTTCAACCAACGGCATACCTGTTACCAAGGAAGGCTCCCACCAGCCTGTTTCACGTCTTACTAAAGAATTCTCTTCTGGTGGCCACGCGCGTCAGCTTCCCATCCCTCCTTGCCTTCAACATTTTGCTGCTCGTGTCGACGGTTCTCGCAAGGTCTTTGAGCTCATCGCCAAACCTTGCGCCGATGATGGTGAAGGTTGGGTGACCGGTGTAGTTGTTGCTGTTATCTGGAAGGGCATGTGTGTCATTTCCGATAAGGACCTCACTGCTGCTGGTGCCCGCCCTCCGAGCCCCAACAGTGTTGCCCGTGCTCTCGCTGGTTTGGGCAAAGAACGAGATTCCGCCCCCAGCATCgctccatctccttcccTTCAAGGCGTCACTGCGAAACTTGCTTCATCTCTGTCCATTGTGCCCACTCGCTCTCAGTCCCGTGCATCTTCTCCTCCGAGACAAGCTGACAAGCTTGATCCCGTTACCCAAgctcttctctcccttGAAGGACTCATCAAACGTCTCGTGAGTGGCCTTGTCCAACCTCCTTCCCCTGCAGATGACGAGGACGAGCACCTCGCTCGACAGGCTTTGTCCGAAGCCCTCGAAGCTCTTCAGTCCTTCCGCATCGTATCGACCGCGATGAACAGGGGCTTAGCCCCTTCAGCGCGCTTGCTCGCATCTGCTCGTCGACTTCGAGACGATGTAGAGGACCCGGCCGAAGATGAGCTTGATGACGCAATGGAAGATCTTCAGGCTGTTATTCTCTTCTCTATCCTATCCCGCCAAGCCAACCAGATCCTCTTGTCGCTTCCTGTATCTAGCGAAAAGGAACCTATCCTCAAGATCCGCCACCCATCTGAAGTTTGGGGCTGGCAAATGGCTGAGTACGAGCGTCAAGTTCTATCTGGTTTCTCAACCGCTGAAGAATGGGGTCGTCGAGTCGCTGTTGCGCTCAAGGGCGATATTGAAAAGATCCTTACTCGCCTCGCTGGCATTGCCGCGAGGCAGGGCATGCCCGAGAAGGCTTCCAAGGAGAAGGACATTGTCGGTGAAGCCGTGGAGTGGGTCAAGCTGTTGGGCGTTGCGTGTGATGCCAAGTGCGGGCTCAAAGTGGGAGGTGCGGCTTGA